From the genome of Pectobacterium atrosepticum:
TGTTAAAAGGAATAACACGATGTTTTCATTTGATAAAAATAAGAAAGACCTAAAAGAGCCGCAAGGGCGCAGTGAAATAAACAGCTCTCCCGCTATCAGCCCATCGAACGAGTTGATTAATTCAGTGAACCCTGTGCGCGTGAAAAAGGATACCTTCATTTCTCAGGGTGCGCGTATGACGGGCTCTCTGTCCGTTGATGGCAACATCACCGTGGAAGGTCAGGTAGAAGGTGACGTGCAGTGTGATAACACGATTAAAGTGGAGCATACCGGTCAGGTAAACGGCGAAATGAAATCGCAGCAGATCGTCATCAACGGCCGTGTGGAAGGGCGCGTAGTCGCCAGCGTCGTAGCGATTCTGGCGCAAGGAAAAGTGTTCGGCGATATCTTCACCGATGAACTCTCAATTGAAAAAGGTGGCATTTTCACTGGCCAATCCCACCCGTTGACCTCACCGACGCAGAGTCAGGAAAAACTGACCTACGTGGAAAAGAAAAAAGA
Proteins encoded in this window:
- a CDS encoding polymer-forming cytoskeletal protein, which produces MFSFDKNKKDLKEPQGRSEINSSPAISPSNELINSVNPVRVKKDTFISQGARMTGSLSVDGNITVEGQVEGDVQCDNTIKVEHTGQVNGEMKSQQIVINGRVEGRVVASVVAILAQGKVFGDIFTDELSIEKGGIFTGQSHPLTSPTQSQEKLTYVEKKKEKTGKMPAGQENVVVLAESAPTA